GCCTTCTGGGACGAATATCCACATAATTCCTGTAAATTGAAATGAAATACAACACTGCACAAGACATCTTTCTGTCTTATGTACTGTTCTTGATTTTGTGTAATTCCTCTTCAGAGGAGGCTCACCAGGCGCCTATAAAAAAGACCGAGGATCCAGCAGCTGCCCCTTCTGTGGCTTCTACTGTTGAGGAAAAGGATGACACTGTGACAATGGAAAATACACAAATGGTAGAAGTACCAAGCAAACCTAGGTTCAGGTAACCTGTAATCCTTTAATATTGTGCTTCATTTCCCAATACACTTGTTTTAAATATCGAGTTATTCTAATTTGAGGAATCCACCAATATATGGTATATCATATGTTCCATCTATATCAATAAAACAAGTGCTTTCTAGGGCTGAGTTTAACCCCAATTATTTGGTACTGACATTTTCTGGAAACACACCTTGTATTGCAGGCATGACTTCTATAACAGTGCTACAGATGTTGTATTGACAATTTTTGCCAAGGGTGTTCCACCTGAGAATGTGGTCATTGATTTTGGTGAACAGATGGTGTGTAGCTTTACCATATATTGTTGCAAATAATTTCTATTACTATTTTTCTGTGTTCACTAATTAAGCCTGTCATTTAGTTAAGTGTGTCAATTGAAGTCCCTGGAGAGGAGCCATACCATTTTCAGCCGCGGCTGTTCTCTAAGGTACCAACCATCTGTAATGCCAGGATTGTTTCTGTTCTTAAATGCCTTGGAAGCAAATACATATTGTATTGTGTTTTGTCTTTTATGACATGAATATGTTTGTGCATTGTCTCTAAATTAGAGATATTGACTGTTCTATTTCTCTTAGCATTTCTCATGTGTGATGAACTTTCcaatcaaaataaacaaatgggTCTGCACTGTGCTTATTTTCTTCGATTGTGTTGTCACTTATCAGTAGTCCCTTAACATTCTGCAAGACACTTATTTTGAAAACCGATACTCAGGGCATCTGTTTATTATTATGTCTCTGCACAATATACACCATTCATCTctcttattatttttgctgATCTCTTTACCATCAGATCATCCCAGATAAGAGTAAATACCAAGTGCTATCCACCAAGGTGGAAATAAGACTTGCTAAAGCCGAGCAGATCACGTGGACCTCACTCGACTATGATAACAAACCAAAGGCTCTTCCACAAAAGATTATCTCAGCAGGTATAAACTAGCAAAAGTAATGCATCTGTATTCGAGAAAACTGTCGTGTTGCTTCACGTGGTTGGTTAAAAAGCTGCACTGTTGAATCTTATAAGAGGAGTTTCCCTTCAATATAAGTACTTTGCTGGATGTAGTTATTTACTGCTTATCGTACTAATTGGTGAATTGATCTATTGGCCATGggcagaattttttttttcaattgatAGCTATGTGTTCCAATATTGTGTTGTGTCATAAGGTCGGCCAACAGTAATGCACTTTGCAGCTCACATGTCAGGTGGGTTAGTTCCATTTTGATGGTTTGTCGAACTCATTAATGCCACTGGTTTGGCACACAATTGTAGGtagtcaaatttaaatgaaaaagtccactaaaaaattaaatgaaaaaggTAGGATTTGTGTGTACCATGAACGTCCTTAAATTCTTGTTGAGATAttctcttttaattttttctgcaGCTTCGTCAGCTCAAAGGCCATCATACCCATCATCAAAATCCAAGAAAGACTGGGACAAAATAGAAGCCGAAGTTAAAAAGGAGGTTTGTCGATTGTACACATTTGAACTTATGGCTATCTTCTGCTGAAGTTCTTTGGTAGTTATTGAATTGCGTGATTTGGAATTTCCAacaggagaaggaggagaagctTGACGGTGATGCAGCATTGAACAAATTTTTCCGTGACATTTACAGTGATGCTGATGAAGACATGAGGAGGGCGATGATGAAGTCCTTTGTATGTGATCTTTCTTTACCATGAttggtgaaataaaagtatttcGAGTTCAGTTTATACTTAACTTACTATCAACGGTGTGCCTGTTTGCAGGTGGAATCTAACGGTACTGTTCTCTCGACCAACTGGAAGGATGTCGGCGCAAAGAAGGTAGAGGGAAGCCCTCCTGATGGAATGGAGCTCAAGAAGTGGGAGTACTAAAATCTCGGGTCCTCCATGTTGTAAATGCTTTGTCGTCGTGAGTCATCACTTGGCTGGAGTTATCGCATATCAATGCCATTTATCAGGTTTTGTGTGATGTTCTTCGTTGCGTTTCCATACTGTAAGCTCTCTGTATGACAGGCTAGCTTGTCGGAGACTTTACCTTATTGGAAGATACATCTGGACACAAGAGTACGCTACCTGAGATCTTTGCTACGAAGTGCGGAATGCTGTCGTTTACTGATATTTATTTGCTAAGTACTACTGTATCTCCTATCATCCCTGAAATGTGATATTCGTCTTAATTTGTAGCTTATGTAATTCAGCGTTCACAGTTTATTACTTAACGGGCTTTTGCTTGATATGATGCTCCTACTTAAAGTATTGCTTGATATGATACTCTTCTGCGGGAGCGGACTGCGGCTCTAGATTCTACTGCAGTTGCTATAACTATGCTCAATCGTTCCTCTTTTATACCCTATATTATAAGTAATTTTACCCTAGTTAAGAAGGGACtatgaggtactaaaattttagtgaaaaatttggtaccttaaattttagtgtaaaatttggtgcctcctaggtaccaagagatattaaaattttacactaaaaatttaatatctcatggtaccttctaaagcactgtaaaattgctcatatatTATTCATCGCAGGCTGGCGGTATTTCCGGTCAGACACTCCAGCGTCATTCACTGGGTGCCTCCACACTTTAACAAAAATTCCCTCTACCTCTCCTTTCTCTCTGCGACACTTCGGACGAGCGAGCTCCTTCCAATCCGTGCGCTCTCCTTCCATGAATGCGCTTTTGCGTTGTCATCTTTGCATGGAACATGTTGCCCTAGGGCATTCGTAATACAGGGAAATGGCAAGTGGTCTTCAGTCAGGGCATTCGTAATACAGGGACTTCGCTATGGCACAAGGGCGTGCTAGGAATTTGCATAGGTCTTCACTGCATAGGTCGCGCTTCCACAAGGTGGATCCAACATGGGGTGGCAGGGGCTTGAGCCCTCGCTACCTCCGCCGTTAAAGCTATTGGAGTCCTACGAAGAtcccttaaaattttataataaatattaatagaaAGGAGAGCTGAAACTTTATCTAAAGTATTTAGACCCCATAATCCCGTTGGCCAGATCCACCACTGCTTACAACCTCTTGTGCCATGGCCCTACCATCGTTCTCAATTTGTGCCATCGTTTTTATTCGAGCTCCATCATCCGCCGCCGAGCTTAGATCAAGGGATTTGTGTCCACCGTTATGCTCCACGCTTGTTTTGCATGTAACAGTAGCTTTGTTGCCAGAGGGGTATGGTGGGAAAAATGATGGTGAGGTAGGTAGTATCAATTTCTGATTTCTAGAgtgtttattataaatttttagacttatatgtaaatagaaaaaagtctaaagtccaaaatataaataaggaAGAGgctaactaaaaaaattacaccaaCTCGAACCATTTGCACCGTGGGAgatattcttttttatgtgTGGCTTCATGCTAATTGGAGCATGAAGATACTTATGGGGTCCAATGCACCGTGAATACTCTTAGGAGGATCTTGAtgttaattattaatcttTTGCACAAGTAACTCAACAAGTCACCTAAGtcattttttatgaatatCGTTGTGAGCGATATGAACCCCTTGTTCGAATTGTTGCATCTACACATTTGATTTTAttgaaagtgaaaaaatagaTATGCTCATACGACGTATTCATTGATATCATCGGGTATCTTTATATGCAGACGACAACGAGTGTAAACAGAGAATGATCCTTGAGGGCCACTGATAAGTGGTTGAATCAACTTATGCTTCCTTTCAAACACATAATGTAGTAAATTGAGgaataaaaaacataggattttgACTGAAATACAAGTGTAAAATAAATGACtacaaaatatagaaaaatataaaggaaTATCCATTTGTGTGGAACACAAAAAAGATAAGAATTTGTACAAAGATAAGACTCAAACAAAACTTTCTACGAGGTTGGACcttatattaaattttctccataaggtattccataggaattatatatgtttaataggataaaatcatttgtttcaaaaggtCATACTAAATATGCTTTTGtgttttaatctttttaaGACCAAACTACTAAGATCATGGTAAGTTTTGAAATTATCAATAGGGTCAGAGGTATGAGAGTATGGAGCTACGCGAGCCGTAGTTGGCTCGACCGACTAACCCTCCCAATGGATCGGTCACCCCTGcatgatcatttatcttatttaggaattttagagTGAATTATGCTTCGGGGCACCTGTTTACCAAAGTTTCACTTTAGATTGCTCTTTATTCGATCTTTTACTTTGCACTAAGTAATAATACATTTTACTTTGGGGTAAGTAATATTAACTTTGTTGCACTTTAGACAACTCATGTTAACTTTTATAGTCATCCATGTTAGCTACATCCATGTTAAAAATATGGTCTGTATATAGGTGGGTGAGTTCACCGATGTAGTAGAGTCAATGTGTTTTAGGCCTTTAATATACCAAATAGGAGCTTTCGGTGGCCCAAAGTGCAGGTgtgcaacaaaagaaaaggtaccTAGGGAAAGATTAATGAAAGGGTGGTCCGAAATAGAACCTTGCTAACAAAATATGGATTGTATAAGTCATGATTAATatatctttagtaataaaataaataaaccataacaaaacaaatgttaATTACATATGTTTTCTGAAatgacaaataatcaaatatacgACAAAAAGTGAACAATGTCAAATGTTGGAAACTTGGAGAAGTATATGTGATCCGAGATAGGTCCAGATGTGTCCAGAACCATCCTCAAATTTGGCTCACAGGACCCCCACTCCTATAAAAAGACCAAAATTATAGCCCAATAGAGGAGTTGACCATACGTCTCTAAGTTGAGACAAATGAACATGTTCTTTATGATTTGGTCTAGTTGCTTTTCAAAATTGGTATTTGTATTACCCGTAGCAACATGTGTTGAGAGAGTATTTTCTGCATTGAGTTTTGTGAAGAGCAAGCTAAGAAATAGTATGTGTGATAATTTGTTGAATGATTGTTTAGTCATATTTATTAAGCaggatatttttaaaaactaaatcgGCAGAAGAACTACCAATTATATTTCAGTTACGATGGAGTAAAAACCTTAGACggattaaaaaaaggaaaaaaaaaactatggctGATAACACCTCACAACACATGAACAACGTACACACAGTTCTTCACCATCAACAGAGAACAATGATGGAGCACAACACATGCATCAATACTAAGATTGTCGTAAAGGCAACACCAAGGGTCTGAATCCACCAGACCCATATCATCGTTACAAAGCTTGCCGACTCGCGACACAACAACTTCGACTAGCACGAGAGTCGTCTTTACCAATGGCGCCTCCAAAACGAATAAAAGCAACATTAATTCCCCACGAAGGACATCAGCCCAAGCTACCAAGTACATACCTATTGAGCGGGATATGTTCTCTCAAATTAACGAAGAAGTCATTATTAAGACTTTCATATCTATGAAGACCAAAGTAAGAAAAAACTAGTATTGTAGCACCTTgttttataagatatttgaattGTTTATGTTGTAACTCTTCCACCTTATTTAAGCGATTCACAATGGcatgaaatataatttctattttatgTGTATTTTAACTAAATTGTACATATGTATAGTACTGTTTATAACACTAAAAAAGTTTGAGTGTCAATTGGGACCACCTGACAAAAAATTCTGGAACCACAGCTGTGTGGTGGGCTTTGCGAATAGTTGTTCAGGTGTTTATAGAGTATAATACAcatacattaaatatttgagtgttaatttgattttgttaAGTGATCAAGAaatttctgtttttatttgatccCACTTCTATAACATACATGCACTCGTGGATATTGCATTGTGCCGTTTAAATGGTCAATTGGAGAAAGCTATCCCTAACTTTTCGTGGAAAGAGATTCCTTTGACTTAAAGTTAAAGGGACACTACGGTTGATATGTAAGCCCAATTTAGATATCAGCGACATGGATTGTCTAACTTTATGTCAGAGGATCCGGTTGTACTAGGCAAACCGTACTGAAGCTGTCACTTTGCTTTCTCATAGACCGGTCCACGTGTTCGACAAAATCAGCAACCACGAGAATTACGCACAGGAGCGCAAATGGCAATGCGCACCAACATACCGGAGATTACAACGATCATACACACGtattcatgcatatatacttgGAACCTTGACTTGAGACTTGACACTTGAGAGAGATCATGCCACAAACACGCACAAATAAAACCGCCTATACATGGCTTGGATCTCTCGCGCTGCAAgacctctctctcacacacaaaGGAGGTGATCAGGTCAGGTGGAGCTGCCAGTCAACTGTCCTAAAGGCTCGTAAACGCTACAGCTTCTCTTCAAGAGCTGCAGCTACAGCGAGAGCCGTCGCCGCAGCACTCCGTCTTCCAAGACATGGTCGAACACGTCGTCGTCCATGGAACCCAAGAAGTcgtccagctccagctccatcCCCTCCGGCGGCCAGAACTCGCTGTCGTCATccgcccccgcggcggcgacgtcctcCGCGGCCACCGCAGACAGCTcgttgtcgtcgtcctcgCACTTCACCGTccctccgccggcggccgctTTGCCGGCTACAGGGCGCCCCTCGTGACTCCTGGGagacgtcggcgtcgccgccgccgccgccgtcttcgtcgtcggTTGCAGGTCATCCTCAGCAGGGGTGCACTTGTGGCGCGTGGTGCCGGCGAGCGCGTTGAGCTGCGTCGGCACGGGGTGGCAGTGGTCAGCCATGTAGGTGACGACGAGCATCCCGGGCTTGGCCGGGCTGCGCTCCACCATCTTCCTGGCCATGCACCCCTTCATGCTGCTGCACTTGTAGTATCCCCTGCAGCCACAACCACCACCCAACGAACAAACGCATGTCATCGAGTTAGTTGAGCATGGCACACAGGTCATTAGGTCAACTGCAACGCAAAGTACGACATGCTTACAGCCAATTGTACTGCTAAGTACTGGGAATTGCTCTGTACTACAAAAGGCAGTACATGTCACGTGGAGCGTGGCCGAGCCTTGATGCCCAATTGGCTTGGGATTCGACTGATGCggccatatatttatttatttatttgacgtAAACTGATGAGGCCATGTATAATCTCAAGATTTCAGTGTGCAAGCATGTTATGTAGTATAACAAACATCTCAAATTCGATTCTGTCAACATTTCCTAAGTTTCTAAGCGAACCAAGCCGGTTTGCGATCGAGCTGGGTACGTTTCTCCAACGCTATCGCTATGCACGAGTAGCTAGTGAGTGAGTAGTGACGCGTACGTGGAAAGGGGAAGGCAGGGTCGTCAAGGAAAGAAGGAAAGGTAGAGTTGGTAAATTAGTTACCGTGGATAAGGCGAGCCCTTGATGGGCTTTTGGCCGTACTTGCGCCACGCCCACAGGTCGGAGGagacgccgccgtccgccaccGGCACCTCGTACACCACCTTCTTCAGCTGGCTCTTCTTGCTGCATGCCCACACCCATGGAAATCACAGCAAAAGCTAGCTGTTACTGCGATCACTTCAAACATAaactcagattttttttttcatcttttaggCGATGCGATTGCGATTGCGAATGCGATGCTAAAACGATTGCAACTCTGTGCTACTAGTACTAGCTTGTAATGCATATGTCGTTGTATACCTTCTCTTAGGGCGTGGGGTGCGTATGCCCGGCTTCCGGCCGGACGGCGACCGCGGCTGCGCGCCGgacgtggaggcggcggcggcggggaaagAGATCATCACCTCATGGCTTTTACTGTCATCCTCCCCACGTGTCCGCGCCACCGCCcggaacgacgacgacgaccctgGCAGAAAGAACGGCTTATGATCCAAATCCAGGTACTCCAGGTCGTACAGCGCCGACGCGCCCGCCGCCTTGGCTTTGGCCGCGGCGCCTTCCGGCGCCCGCGTCACCTGGCCCGGCCCCGCCGGAGCCCCTGCCGcttccggcggcgccgggactgcactgccgacgccgccgacgcgagTAGGCCCGCCCGCGGGCTGTTCCGGCTGCGGGAAGCTGCAGCTCCTCACGACGGCCTGCAAGTCCCAGTCGTTGAAGTGCTGGtccatgacgacgacgacgcgcagGCGCAGCGGCGGGCCGCGCATGAACGCCGACGTCGGCTAGCGTGCGttgagggagagggagagagagacgagTTTGACAAGGTGAAGTAGCTAAAAAGGACGCATTCTGCTGcgagctcgctcgcgcgcgccGGAGGCGAGGCGGGGCGGGGGGTTGACTTTCGGCCGTGCAGACCTGGTGCCGTGCGCCATATATACGCGTACTCCTGTACATAGACGCGTATTCCGGGGAGATTCAGAAGTGtcactcgctgctgctgctactactattTGGCTAAGCTTAGAGACTGGAGTAGAGTCAAACGCAAGGCCTTCTAGTGGTGGGCACGGCGGGAGCAGCGATTAAGAAAAGAGATAATACTCCTGTGCCGATTATTGGCGATAAACTAGTGTACTAAAATCGCCAAATGGGCCAATGGGGCAGCAGCTTGCTGGGTGTTGTGGAAGGGACTCTCTGATCAGTTGTTGCTATGTACACTTGTCAAGATGGGTCCCGCATCATCGATCGTCGTCGCCTCTCCTCCTTGCCTCGGCTCTCTCCTATTGTTTTCTTTGACT
This is a stretch of genomic DNA from Oryza brachyantha chromosome 1, ObraRS2, whole genome shotgun sequence. It encodes these proteins:
- the LOC102715523 gene encoding protein SGT1 homolog — translated: MAAASDLESKAKEAFVDDDFELAAELYTQAIDAGPATAELYADRAQAHIKLGNYTEAVADANKAIELDPSMHKAYLRKGAACIKLEEYQTAKAALELGASYASGDSRFTRLMKECDERIAEEAHQAPIKKTEDPAAAPSVASTVEEKDDTVTMENTQMVEVPSKPRFRHDFYNSATDVVLTIFAKGVPPENVVIDFGEQMLSVSIEVPGEEPYHFQPRLFSKIIPDKSKYQVLSTKVEIRLAKAEQITWTSLDYDNKPKALPQKIISAASSAQRPSYPSSKSKKDWDKIEAEVKKEEKEEKLDGDAALNKFFRDIYSDADEDMRRAMMKSFVESNGTVLSTNWKDVGAKKVEGSPPDGMELKKWEY
- the LOC102715801 gene encoding WRKY transcription factor 22-like, with product MRGPPLRLRVVVVMDQHFNDWDLQAVVRSCSFPQPEQPAGGPTRVGGVGSAVPAPPEAAGAPAGPGQVTRAPEGAAAKAKAAGASALYDLEYLDLDHKPFFLPGSSSSFRAVARTRGEDDSKSHEVMISFPAAAASTSGAQPRSPSGRKPGIRTPRPKRSKKSQLKKVVYEVPVADGGVSSDLWAWRKYGQKPIKGSPYPRGYYKCSSMKGCMARKMVERSPAKPGMLVVTYMADHCHPVPTQLNALAGTTRHKCTPAEDDLQPTTKTAAAAATPTSPRSHEGRPVAGKAAAGGGTVKCEDDDNELSAVAAEDVAAAGADDDSEFWPPEGMELELDDFLGSMDDDVFDHVLEDGVLRRRLSL